In Callospermophilus lateralis isolate mCalLat2 unplaced genomic scaffold, mCalLat2.hap1 Scaffold_314, whole genome shotgun sequence, one genomic interval encodes:
- the LOC143387789 gene encoding transport and Golgi organization protein 1 homolog has product MALQKKRSQEECERLEKEQQLSAADEKVVSAVQEVKNYKRRIEEMEEELQKTERSFKNQIAMHEKKAHDNWLKACSAERAIAEEKRESANLRQKLLEMTQKMAMRQDEPVIVKPMPGRPNLQNPPRRGPLSHNGSFGPSPVSGGECSPPLTAEPAGRPPSATLNQRDMPRNGFDPGCGPAHMKSSSRSSSPAKVTDEGKVNMAMKGSPPFSGAPFMGRPMGSPMGRPPPPPFWYGPPFQLGGPFGPRPIPPQFGPGMHPPIGFREYAPGVPPGQRDLPFDPRDFFPGPAPFRPLGSFDPREYFIPGAPLPPPTHGPQDYGPPPSAKDLMSSGFKDKPPPTPDSQSSEGCS; this is encoded by the exons atggcactacaaaa gaaacggagtcaagaagaatgtgagagactagaaaaagagcagcagctgtcagctgcagatgaaaaggtggtttccgctgtacaggaagttaaaaattacaa gcggagaattgaagagatggaagaagaatTACAGAAAACCGAGCGCTCATTTAAAAACCAG attgctatgcatgagaagaaagctcatgataattgg ctcaaagcttgttctgcagaaagagctatagctgaagagaaaagggaatctgctaatttgagacagaa gctactggaaatgacccaaaagatggcaatgcggcaagatgaacctgtgattgtaaaaccaatgccggggagaccaaatttacaaaatcctcctcggagag gtccactgagccataatggctcttttggtccatcccccgtgagtggtggagaatgttcccctccactgacagcagagccagctggaagacctccttctgctactcttaatcaaagagatatgcctagaaatggatttg ACCCAGGATGTGGTCCAGCTCACATGAAGAGCAGCTCCAGAAGTTCTTCTCCAGCTAAGGTGACGGATGAGGGCAAG GTTAATATGGCTATGAAAGGGTCCCCTCCTTTCTCAGGGGCACCCTTCATGGGCCGCCCTATGGGATCACCGATGGGACGGCCTCCACCACCTCCCTTTTGGTATGGACCGCCATTTCAGCTCGGTGGGCCTTTTGGGCCTCGGCCAATTCCTCCACAATTTG gtcCTGGTATGCATCcaccaataggcttcagagaatatgcaccaggtgttccacctggacaacgggatttgccttttgaccctcgtgatttttttccaggacctgcaccatttagacctttaggctcatttgacccaagagagtacttcattcctggtgccccattaccacctccaactcatggtccccaagactatgggccaccaccttctgcaaaagacttaatgtcttcaggctttaaagataaacctccacctacacccgattctcagagtagtgagggctgttcatag